In Microplitis mediator isolate UGA2020A chromosome 2, iyMicMedi2.1, whole genome shotgun sequence, a single window of DNA contains:
- the LOC130663652 gene encoding uncharacterized protein LOC130663652, with amino-acid sequence MIDEDDHDEQVRCTGSDVEIEEYTDTEEPAYTTYQSTDKLFDTEQPCWQRFSFLATLGIVTASVTTSIISLPLYLENVSGTANAYTGLLFIAFLSTCILGLICVIGEKVSPPPTLVPNSLKIKIPRCSLVKISCFYALSGILATLSLDQNRVLCHLQDPIKGITLVFSLVYYFFFCRKMMSLQRIFSSTTIIVGLFISVDYGLCDEFRCRGREVSAHTLTERGSWGIRAVWTLVYVASLAVFAMVFTLLELHFTTGQQSACRLLTTQHNSFLYTVSRLVSSRDIRRRGSEEEGGRLLHVTDPDPTIKHKHLPKPPILKTLFHIHAISFIVILAFIWIDTLPGIGRGLTPKELYTTIEHGFKCHFKSSSSCTGVANHGWIFLFSYITFSISILNFLSMCESAVFTVAATTISLPLSGIWWSIYKMDVGSNGGIIIWSPGVTGELICALLGLPVVLLGLGLLIRSHFRDTQPTYQSIPPPDLHREIYNR; translated from the exons ATGATAGACGAGGACGATCACGATGAACAAGTACGTTGTACCGGTAGTGATGTGGAAATAGAAGAGTACACGGACACGGAGGAACCAGCATACACAACTTATCAGTCAACTGACAAGCTCTTTGATACAGAGCAACCGTGTTGGCAAAGGTTTAGTTTTCTAGCCACCTTGGGCATTGTCACAGCATCGGTTACAACCTCTATCATCAGTTTGCCACTCTACCTCGAGAATGTCAGCGGCACAGCGAATGCCTACACAG gacttttatttattgcatttCTATCAACTTGTATTTTGGGATTGATCTGCGTTATTGGGGAAAAAGTATCGCCACCACCTACACTTGTTCCCAACAgtctcaaaataaaaataccaagATGTAGTCTCGTCAAGATAAGTTGTTTTTACGCACTCTCGGGAATACTTGCGACACTTTCATTGGATCAAAATCGAGTGCTTTGTCACCTTCAGGATCCCATCAAGGGCATAACGCTTGTTTTCTCCcttgtttactattttttcttctGTCGCAAAA TGATGAGTCTTCAGCGTATATTTTCCAGTACGACGATAATAGTCGGTCTGTTTATAAGCGTGGACTACGGACTGTGTGATGAATTCCGGTGTCGCGGCCGCGAAGTATCTGCACACACATTAACAGAAAGAGGTTCTTGGGGTATACGAGCGGTTTGGACACTAGTTTATGTGGCATCACTGGCAGTGTTTGCTATGGTCTTCACTCTACTTGAGCTCCACTTTACCACCGGG CAACAAAGTGCCTGTCGTTTGTTGACGACTCAGCACAATTCATTCCTCTACACTGTATCGAGGCTGGTATCATCTCGTGATATAAGACGACGTGGTTCTGAAGAAGAAGGGGGCCGTTTATTACATGTCACTGATCCAGACCCGACGATCAAGCATAAGCACTTACCCAAACCACCGATACTTAAAACTTTGTTTCATATTCATGCCATTTCTTTTATTGTCATTCTCGCGTTTATCTGGATTGATACGCTGCCTGGTATTGGTCGa GGTCTTACTCCAAAAGAGCTATACACAACAATTGAGCACGGCTTCAAGTGTCACTTTAAAAGCAGCAGCTCTTGCACTGGAGTAGCGAACCACGGATGGATTTTTCTCTTCTCCTACATCACCTTTTCCATATCaatcttgaattttttgtccATGTGTGAGAGTGCTGTCTTCACCGTTGCCGCAACTACTATTTCTCTACCTCTATCCGGCATTTGGTGGAGTATTTATAAGATGGATGTTGGTTCTAATGGAG gaATAATTATATGGTCACCTGGTGTAACTGGTGAACTTATCTGCGCTCTTCTCGGTCTTCCTGTAGTACTACTTGGACTTGGTCTTCTTATAAGATCTCACTTTCGTGATACTCAACCTACTTACCAAAGTATTCCACCTCCAGATCTACATCGCGAAATCTACAATAGATGA